Below is a window of Frigoribacterium sp. SL97 DNA.
GTCTTCGAGGACGCCTACGTGCTCATCGTCAACTCGAAGATCTCGAACATCAAGGACCTGCTGCCGATCGTCGACAAGGTGATCCAGTCGGGCAAGCAGCTGCTGATCATCGCCGAGGACGTCGACGGTGAGGCCCTGGCCACGCTCGTCGTGAACAAGATCCGCGGCATCTTCAAGTCGGTCGCCGTCAAGGCCCCCGGCTTCGGTGACCGTCGCAAGGCTCAGCTCCAGGACATCGCCATCCTCACCGGTGGTCAGGTCATCGCCGAAGAGGTCGGTCTCAAGCTCGAGAACGCGACGCTCGACCTGCTCGGCCGTGCCCGCAAGGTCATCATCACCAAGGACGAGACGACCATCGTCGAGGGTGCCGGCGACGACGAGCAGATCGCCGGCCGCGTCCGTCAGATCCGCAGCGAGATCGAGGCGACCGACAGCGACTACGACCGCGAGAAGCTCCAGGAGCGCCTCGCGAAGCTCGCCGGTGGCGTCGCCGTCATCAAGGCGGGTGCCGCGACCGAGGTCGAGCTGAAAGAGCGCAAGCACCGCATCGAGGACGCCGTGCGCAACGCGAAGGCCGCCGTCGAAGAGGGCATCGTCGCCGGTGGTGGCGTCGCCCTCATCCAGGCCGGCAAGACCGCTCTGGCCAACCTGCAGCTCGAGGGCGACGAGGCGACGGGTGCGAACATCGTCCGCGTCGCGATCGACGCTCCCCTGAAGCAGATCGCCTTCAACGCCGGCATGGAGCCCGGCGTCGTGGCCGACAAGGTCCGCGGGCTCGACATCGGTTGGGGCCTCAACGCCGCGACCGGCGAGTACGTCGACATGCTGGCCGCCGGCATCATCGACCCCGCCAAGGTCACGCGCTCGGCCCTGCAGAACGCCGCGTCGATCGCCGGTCTGTTCCTCACGACCGAGGCCGTCGTCGCCGACAAGCCCGAGAAGAACCCGGCCCCGGCCGGCGACCCCTCGGGTGGCATGGACTTCTAGTCCGCAGCCGCGCGGCTCACGCCGCGCACACGCTCAAGGGCGGTTCCCCTCCGGGGGGCCGCCCTTCGGCGTCGCCGGGGGAGAGGCGCGCCTCGTGCTCGGTGGTTCGGCCGCTTCCGCTTCCGTGGAACACGCCAGGACGTGGTCACGACGCCACGAGAAAACGTGGTGCAGTGCCCACGTCGTGGCGTCGTGTCCAGGGCGCGGGGTGCCGGCCGTGCCGGTCGGGCTAGGCGGTCACGCCGGCGGGCTCGGCCGCGATGACGGCGTCGGCGGGCATCAGCGGCAGGGCCACACGGAAGGTGGCTCCACCGCCGGGGGTGTCGTCGACGTCCACCGAGCCGCCGTGGGCCGCGACGATGCCCGAGACGATGGCCAGGCCGAGGCCGCTGCCACCGGTGTCGCGCGTGCGGGACGAGTCGGCACGCCAGAACCGCTGGAAGATCTTCTCGCGGATCTGCGGCGGGATGCCCTCGCCGTGGTCGACGATGGCGACGGTGGCCACACCGCGTCCGGGGTCGGACTGCACCACGAGTTCGATCGGGCTGTCCGGCTCGGTGAACCGCATGGCGTTGCCCATCAGGTTGGTGATCACCTGACGGATCTTGTTCTCTTCGCCGTGCACGATGGCCGGGGCCTCGAACCTCTGCACCTCGTCCTGCAGCTGGGCGGCCGTCGCCGTGTCGCCGTTGCGGACGGCCCGAGCCCTCAGGCTGCGGAGGCGCGCGAGGGTCGCGCCCGCGAACGAGATCGGGCTCGTCGCGCCGACGGCTGCGCCCGTGAGCGCCGTGCCCGTCGCGGGGGTGTTCGCGGCGGGCGAGGCCGTCTCGGGGGACCGTCCGTCGGCCTGGGTGTCGTCGCCGTCGGCCGGGGTGGGCGACGGCGCGAGGACGGGCTCGAGCACGATCACGTCGATGTCGCGATCGGGGTTCGACGCCATGGTGTCGAGGGCCGAGTCGCGGGCGAGCTGGACGAGGTCGACGGGGCCGAGCTCGAGCGGCTTGGACTCGTCGAGACGGGCGAGGGCGAGCAGGTCCTGCACCAGGACGCCCATGCGGATGGCCTCCTTCTCGATCCTGTCCATGGCCTGGGCCACGTCCTCGGGTTTCGTCAGGGCACCCATACGGTAGAGCTCGGCGTAGCCGCGGAGGGAGACGAGCGGCGTCCGGAGCTCGTGACTGGCGTCGCCGACGAAGCGGCGCATCTGGTCGATCGTCTTGGCCCGGTCGTCGAAGGCGCTGTCGATCCGGTTGAGCATCGTGTTGAGGGATCGGTTCAGACGCCCGACCTCGGTGTTCGGCGTCGTCGAGTCGAGCCGCTGGGTGAAGTCGCCGTCGGCGAAGCGGGCCGCCGTGGCCTCGACGTCACGCAGCGGCGCGAAGGTCGACGTGACGAGCAGGCGGGTGAGGGCGGCGCCGAGCACGACGACCGAGAGGCCGAACCCCAGGAAGATGCCGCCGAAGCGCCCGATCGTCGCATTGGTGCCCGCCAGGTTGGTTCCGGCCACGATGACGGCGGGCACGGTCGTCACGCTGCCCTGGGCGTCGGTCGAGCGCAGGGCGGCCGCGTGGGCGAAGAGGCGCCACTCGTTGTCGCGGCTCGAGTTGTACCGGTTGAAGGCCTCGTCGAGGGGAGCGCCGGCGACGCCGACGCCCGTGAGGTCGGGGGCGTCGGTGGCACTCGACAGCTGCGAACGGGTGTCGCAGATGAGATCGCCCTCGTCGTCGAGGATCGCGACGTAGCTGCTGGTCAGGCCCGCGAAGTTCACGGTGCACGAGCGGGAGTCCGCCTGGTCGAACGAGGCGCTGGTGAAGTTGGTCGCCGAGTTCCGCAGGGACGTGTCGACCTGACCCATGAGGTAGGTGCTCAGGACGGTCATCGTGCCCAGGCCGGCGACGACGAGGCCGAGGGTGACCAGGGTCACCGTGATGCCGGTGATCTTGGTGCGGATGGAGATCTCGTTCCACCACTGCGAGAGGCGAGCGTGCATGAGGAC
It encodes the following:
- the groL gene encoding chaperonin GroEL (60 kDa chaperone family; promotes refolding of misfolded polypeptides especially under stressful conditions; forms two stacked rings of heptamers to form a barrel-shaped 14mer; ends can be capped by GroES; misfolded proteins enter the barrel where they are refolded when GroES binds) codes for the protein MAKIIAFDEEARRGLERGLNILADAVKVTLGPRGRNVVLEKKWGAPTITNDGVSIAKEIELDDPFEKIGAELVKEVAKKTDDVAGDGTTTATVLAQALVREGLRNVAAGADPISLKRGIEKAAQAVSDQLLADAKDIETKEQIAATASISAADPTIGALIAEAIDKVGKEGVVTVEESNTFGTELELTEGMRFDKGYLSQYFVTDPERQEAVFEDAYVLIVNSKISNIKDLLPIVDKVIQSGKQLLIIAEDVDGEALATLVVNKIRGIFKSVAVKAPGFGDRRKAQLQDIAILTGGQVIAEEVGLKLENATLDLLGRARKVIITKDETTIVEGAGDDEQIAGRVRQIRSEIEATDSDYDREKLQERLAKLAGGVAVIKAGAATEVELKERKHRIEDAVRNAKAAVEEGIVAGGGVALIQAGKTALANLQLEGDEATGANIVRVAIDAPLKQIAFNAGMEPGVVADKVRGLDIGWGLNAATGEYVDMLAAGIIDPAKVTRSALQNAASIAGLFLTTEAVVADKPEKNPAPAGDPSGGMDF
- a CDS encoding sensor histidine kinase is translated as MHARLSQWWNEISIRTKITGITVTLVTLGLVVAGLGTMTVLSTYLMGQVDTSLRNSATNFTSASFDQADSRSCTVNFAGLTSSYVAILDDEGDLICDTRSQLSSATDAPDLTGVGVAGAPLDEAFNRYNSSRDNEWRLFAHAAALRSTDAQGSVTTVPAVIVAGTNLAGTNATIGRFGGIFLGFGLSVVVLGAALTRLLVTSTFAPLRDVEATAARFADGDFTQRLDSTTPNTEVGRLNRSLNTMLNRIDSAFDDRAKTIDQMRRFVGDASHELRTPLVSLRGYAELYRMGALTKPEDVAQAMDRIEKEAIRMGVLVQDLLALARLDESKPLELGPVDLVQLARDSALDTMASNPDRDIDVIVLEPVLAPSPTPADGDDTQADGRSPETASPAANTPATGTALTGAAVGATSPISFAGATLARLRSLRARAVRNGDTATAAQLQDEVQRFEAPAIVHGEENKIRQVITNLMGNAMRFTEPDSPIELVVQSDPGRGVATVAIVDHGEGIPPQIREKIFQRFWRADSSRTRDTGGSGLGLAIVSGIVAAHGGSVDVDDTPGGGATFRVALPLMPADAVIAAEPAGVTA